CGGTGCAGGCCGTTCCGGCGTGCGAACACCGGTGACGGGGCCGAAGGATAGCACGCAACCCGAACCCGCCAAGTAGGGGCGGGGCCCCGTGCCTGCCCTCCCTCCACCCACCCCCCATTCCCCCAACGGCCCCCACGCCCACCCACCCGTCTCCCCCACGCCCACCTTGCCGTTCCCCCACCCAATGGCAGCATGCCCCGGTGCACCACCCCCCGGTCCCCCCGCTCATCGGCCACCCCCCCCCCGACGCCCCCGCCCCCGCCCCCGCCCCCCCCGTCACCATCATCGGCGCGGGCGTGATCGGCCTGACCACCGCCATCCGCTTGGCCGAGTCCGGCCGCCGCGTCGAGGTCGTCGCCCGCGCCTTCTCGCCGCACACGACGTCCGACGTCGCGGCGGCCGTGTGGTACCCATTCCGGGCCGGACCGGCGGACGCGGTAGCCCGCTGGGCGCTCCGCTCGTACGCCGTCCTCGGCGCGCTCGCCGCCGACCCCGCGACCGGCATCGCGGTCGTCGAGGGCCGCGAGTACGCGCACGATATCGTCCCGTACGAGCCGTGGCACGACCACGTCGACGGCTTCCGGCAGCTCCCGCCCGGCGAAGTGCCCCCACCGTTTCGGCACGGCATCGCCTTCCGCGCGCCCGTCGTCCAGATGCCGCGCTACCTCGCCTGGCTTCACGAGCGCGCCACCGCGCTGGGTGTCGCCTTCCGCACGCACGCGTTCGATGCGGGCGAGCTTTCAGCCCTGGTCGCCGCCGGAGCGGTGGTCGTCAACTGCACCGGCCTCGGCGCCCGCGAGCTCGTCGGCGACGGGACGCTCTACGCGATTCGCGGCCAGATCGTCCGCGTCGCGCCGGGCCACGCGCCGCACTTCGTGCAGGCCACGCGGCTGCCGCAGCCCGTGACGTATGTCATCCCGCGCGCCGACTGCACCGTGCTCGGCGGCTCGACGGACGCCGGCCGCGAGGACCTCGCGATCGATCCAGCCGAGGCGGCGGCGATCCGCGCCCGGTGCGTCGCGCTCATGCCCGCGCTGGCCGACGCCGCCATCCTCGGCCACGCCGTCGGCCTCCGGCCGGGCCGCGACGCGGTGCGGCTGGAGCGCGAGGACGTCGGCGCGGGGGTGATCGTCCACTGTTACGGGCACGGCGGCGCAGGCGTGACGTTGTCGTGGGGGTGCGCGGAGGACGTTGTGGCGCTCGTGAACGGTGCCCAGCGGGGCCTCCAATCCCTCAACCCGTGATCCTCCCCCTCCCCCAAACTTGGGGGAGGGGGTCGGGGGGTGAGGGCCGCAGGCCGCCGACAGCTCAAAGCGCTAAGGCATCGGCCCCTTCTCGCACACGATCAGCGAGATCTCGTCGATGTAGTGCCAAGTGGGCACGTTCTCGCTCATTCGGCTCTTGATCTGCAGCTGGAAACGCTCCCAGCCCGGGCGGACGACGACGTGGCGCGTGACGTCATAGCCGAAGCGCTTCCACGTCGCCACCGGGGCGAGCGGCACGCTCTCCTCGCTCGCGACGGCGTCCTTCACCGCCTCCTCCACGCCGTCCTGGCTGAGGAAGATCGGCTGCAGCGTATCGTCGTCGCGGCGGTTGGGCACCTCCTCGGTCAGCATCGTGAAGTCGAAGCTGAGCGAGGCCGAGATCAAGCGGGACGATTGGATCGTCGTCCAGAGGCGCAACGGTCGCCCGGGATGGGTGATCGTCTCGACGACGCCCTGGCTGCCGCCGCCGAGGGCGGCGAAGTACTCGCCCCACGTGGGCCGCGGGATCGTGTTCGGTTCCGCCTTGCGGATGATCTGCGACAGCGTTCGCGCCCGGAAGCCGGACTGGAGGTCCCACTCGTTCGGGCCCTTCTCGAAGTCGCCGTTCGTCGTCAGCTCGCGGCAGACGCGGCCGTCCGAGGTCGGCACGGGCGTCAGCGTGGCGGTCGGCGGCGGGGTCTGTGTCGGCTCGTCCGTCGAGAAGATGCCCGGCGTCGGGGTGAGGGTCACGTCGAGCGTCGGCGTTGCGGTCGGCGGCGGCTCGGTGGGGGACGCGGTCGGGGCCGCTGCCGTCCGTGTCGCGGTCGGTGCCGCAGTGGCCGGGTGCGCCGTCGCGGCGGCCGGGATGTCGTTGCGGCTGGCGCCGCGCAGGACGAGCGGCAGATAGTTGAACACCCTCGACCCGTTCTGGGCGAACGTCGGCCGCTCGATCGAGCCGAGCGTCCCCATCGCCCCCAAAGCGACACCCGCGGCCCCGATCACGGCGGCCCGGCGGCAGATCTCCCACAAGCGACTCATCGCCATCCCCCATGTTCGAACTCGACGGCGCCCAACCGGGCGCCGCTGGACGTCAGACACCGTTTCGACCCGCCCGGGTCGCAGCGCGCGCCACCGCTATACTGCCGCGCCGCTCGCCCGAGGGCAACATCGGCCGCGCGCCGTGCGGCCGTCAGCGACAGGCGACGACGGCCGCCAACCCACGGTAGATCTCCTCGAGCACCCGTTCGTCCGCCGCCGCGCGGTACCCGTCCGGGCTGGCGACGTCCACGAGCAGCGCGGCGTCGACGTCCGCGCCGAGGCCGATCGCGAAGACGAGCGTGCCGGAGGCCTTCAGGGCCGCCGCCACCTCGCGCACCGGCTCGACGGGGCCGTTCTGCGTGCCGTCGGACAGGAGGACGACGACACCGCGGCTGCCGGGCCGGCGGTTCGGGCTGCCGGCGAGCTCGCCGGCAGCGGCCCGCAGCGCGCGGTCGATCCGGGTGCCGGGGCTCGAGGCGAGGCCGTCGATGGCGGCGATCAGCACGGCGTCGTCGCCCGTCAGGCCGGCGGCCAGCGTCGGCTGCTCGCTGAAGCCGATGACGGCCGCCTGGTCGCCGCTCTCGCCGAGCAGGCCGACGAACGTCCGCGCCGCGGCCTTGGCCGCCTCCAGCTTGGCGCCGACCATGCTGCCCGACGTGTCGATCACGACGACGACGTCGTTGCGCCGCGCGCCGGGCAGGCAGGCGAGACGGTAGGCGGCCGGCAGGTAGACCGGGCGCGGCAGCGATGTCGGGGTGGCGGTCGGCGTGGGCGTCGGGGCGACGACCTCGATCTCGGGGACCGGAAACGTGAACGTCCGCCGCGCGCCGTCGCCGTCGGCGTACTCCGCCACGGCGCGAAGGTTCGTCCGCAGGCGGCCGGTCCGGAGCGGTCGGATCTGGTAGGTCAGCGTGATCCCGCTCTCCGGCAACAGCGTCCGGCCCCACTGCAGCGCCCGCGTCCCGTCCTCGAACGCCGCGGGCCGTGCCGAGCCGGCCACGAGCTCGACCTCACCGCCCATCGCGTCGTCGATGACGAGGTTGCCCGCCAGGCTCGTCGTCACGGAGCGCAGGATCTCACCGTACACCGGGAAGAGGTCCTCGGGCGTCGGCGCGTCGAAGAACCGCTCCTGCCGCCCGGCGATCGCGACGAGCGCCGGGCGGTTCACGTCCGCGCCGAGGCCGATCGTGTAGAGCTGGACGCCGGAGCGGCGGGCGGCGTCGGCGGCCAGGACGGGATCGCCCGGCCCGTTCTGCCGGCCGTCCGTCAAGAGCACGACGACCGGCAGCGCGTCCGGCCGCCCGGCGGCCGCGAAGTGGGCCACCGCGGTGTCGATCGCCGCCGCCAGGTTCGTCGAGCCCGTCGGCGCGAGGCCGTCGAGGGCGTCGATCGTCGCCACGAGGTCGGCCGAGAGCGGCGCGACGACGGCTGCCGTCGTCTCGAACGCGACGAGGCCGACGCGGTGGTGGCGGACGTCGAGCAGCTCGGTGAACGTCCGCGCCGCCGCTTGCGCCGCGGCCAGCTTGGCGCCGGCCATCGAGCCGGAGCGGTCGATCGCCAAGAGGACGTCGGCGCCGGACTGGCGCGTCGTGGCGGGGCAGCGGGCGGCCAGCGTGAGCGTGACGTTCGCCGTCTGGCCGAGGACGATCCGCGGCGGGCCGGCCACCTTGTCGCCCGTGACGGTGCACGCGCCGGGCGAGAACGTCGGGGTGGCCGTCGGCGTCGGCGACGTCGGCGATGGGCCGGGCGTGCGGGCTGTCGGCGTCGCGGGGCCGAACGGCATGAACAGGTGGAGGGATGCGCGCCGACGATCGGAGAGCCAGACGGCACCGAAGCGGTCGAGGGCGATATCGTCGGCGCTGATCGCCGTGCCGTCCAGCAGCCGGGGCGTGAAGCGGGCGACGAGCGACTCGTCGCGATCCGTCAGCGCGTGGACCTCGACGGCGCC
Above is a window of Candidatus Avedoeria danica DNA encoding:
- a CDS encoding FAD-binding oxidoreductase — translated: MGHPPPDAPAPAPAPPVTIIGAGVIGLTTAIRLAESGRRVEVVARAFSPHTTSDVAAAVWYPFRAGPADAVARWALRSYAVLGALAADPATGIAVVEGREYAHDIVPYEPWHDHVDGFRQLPPGEVPPPFRHGIAFRAPVVQMPRYLAWLHERATALGVAFRTHAFDAGELSALVAAGAVVVNCTGLGARELVGDGTLYAIRGQIVRVAPGHAPHFVQATRLPQPVTYVIPRADCTVLGGSTDAGREDLAIDPAEAAAIRARCVALMPALADAAILGHAVGLRPGRDAVRLEREDVGAGVIVHCYGHGGAGVTLSWGCAEDVVALVNGAQRGLQSLNP